The window TAATTGTTCTCATATCACCCATTTGCAGTTTAACTACTTATAGAGACCTTCTCTACCAACTAAGATGACTTTCCAGGTCCAAGACTCTGCTATTGACAGAGCGACTACGAGAGGGCTATATTTTCAATTTACTGATAGAAGAAAGAACAGAGCCGTCTCTACACCAAATACTCCAACGAACTTTATTTTAAGACAAGTAACGCTCCACCCCCCTTCccccaaccaaaaaaaaaaagagttggtTTACAGGTTACGAAAAAGAATGATCTTCCGTGGGGGTCTCCAGATCAAGACAAATGAATGATCATATCAACTTTGTGGAGCTCAGAAGAACATGAACTGAGATGGAAAACGAGGGTGGAAAGTAGAATGGGTCAAGCAAGTTCATATTCTTCGGATACTTCAACAGATAGGCCGCTCTTATACAATACTTCGATATGGGTCCTAGAAAGGGCATCTCAATAAAGAATGAACAAGCATGGGGATAGAGGACTCGTCAAAGACCGCACTAAGATTTGAAGAGTTCGGCAGGTGAATCTTTCAAAAGGATAAATACAGGAGAGAATCCCTTATTGAGGAGGACCCTCTGTAAGATGTCCCAGTTAATTCTATCAAAGGGCTTTactcatatcaattctcaaataaacaagaaattaaaaagaagaatcCCTAGTGGTTTCAGTGATTTCGATAATTCCTGAGCAAGAACGATTCTTTCATGGACAATCCTGCCCAGACCATGACATTTTGTTAATAGAAAGCAGAAACAAATCACTGACTTAAGGCTTAAGCTTAATAGTTAATAGAAAGATTTTACAAATCACAAAAAACACATTCATAGGTTCATTTTATAAGGGAAAAACATTGATAGGTTTAATTTAGTCCGGGAGCAAAGTTGCAGCAAAATAAGAGCCAAGTATGTGACAATAACGCTGAAATAATTTAGCAGGCAAGATCTGCTGTGCTAACTTAGCTGTGATTTAGTGTTCTTCAAACAGGATATCCCGGGGAAAATGAAACTATCCTTTTTATGAGCTCAGATTTTCTGTTACACGTAGTATGTAGATGTGACATGAAGCCATTTCTGCATGTGTTTCTTACGCTTTGTGTGCTGGAAAGCTAGTTGTAAAAGTGATTTGCATTGTCAATGCCAAATATTTTGCACTGTGATCTATAATATGTAAAAGACGGATAACGAGCCTCTGATTCTCAAACTATCCAGTAGGTCACCCAATAAAGAGGAAGTAAAGTCCTAATGAAACCACCCTTTCCTCCTCATTGACACTGGTGTTGATCATGCTTTGGTTATTATGGGTGCAATACTATCACCTCTACTTTGAAGGTGATTTAGGTACTATTTTATAAATCATAAACCAACTAATATTATCCTCCTCTGGATAGGCCTGTATGACCCAGTTTCTTTCTATATTTGGATTAGACAGTtggttgttttcttttctttggtcTCTCATTGGGTTATTATGTTGTGTTATCTCATCAAGCGATGTGCTTATTCATTTGTTCAAACATTTTCACTGGAAAATGCAAGAACTTTTTTCCATTGATAAATACAGAGCTAGTTATCTATCCAGCCTAATTAATTTGGTTGATATGCGGCATTAAAAAAGCATCTCTTTACATTTACCATCATTCTCATGAATTGTTTTGCTTAAAAGCTTAACATATCCTTCACTTGAGTAATACATAGCTAGGAATCTATCCAACCTAGGAGATTCAATAATACACGTGCTATGGAATAAACAGTTACAAACACACGAACAACCATCCTGAAAGGACAAAACAGAATGTAGATAATTAATTCAGTTGATATATGGTGTTTACAAGATGTTATATACAGATCAAGGCATCTCTTTACATTTCACCATCATTCCCACCAACTGTTTTGCTTAAGCGCTTAACATATCCATCATTGAGTAGCACAGAGGTAGGAATCTATACAGCCTAGGAGATTCAATAATGCATGTACCTAGGGAATAAACAGTCGCAAACACTAGGCACAACCATCTCAGCAAGGACAAAAAAGAACGTAGATAATTAATGTGGTTGATATATGGTGTTTACAGGATGTTATATATTGAGCTATGCTTCTACTTCACCATCATTCCCGTCAATTATTTTGCTTAAGCGCTTAACATATCCTTCTTTGTGTAATACATAGCTAGGAATCCATCCAGACTAGGAGATTCGATAATGCATGTACCAAGGGGATGAACAGTTACAAACACTCGGCACAACCATCGCAAAGGGAACAAAACAGAATGTTATATGTTGAGCAACCCATCTCTTTACATATCCTTCATTGAGTAATATGGAACTGAGAATCTATCCAGCTTAGGAGATTCGATAATGCGTGTATCGATGGAATGAACAGTAACAAACACCCAAACAACCATTTCAAAGGACAAAACAGAATGTAGATAATTAATTTGTTCGATATATGGTGTTCACGAGATGTTATATAACGAGCAATGCATCTCTTTAATTTCACCACCATTCCCTTCAATTGTTTTGCTCAAGCATTTCACATATCCTTCACTTGACTAATACAAAGCTAGAAATCTATCCAGCCTAGGAATTCGATAATGAATATATCAATGGAATAAACAGCAACAAACACTCGGCACAACCATCTCAACGGGGACAGCTAGAATGTGGATAATTAATTTGGTCGATATATGTGTTCAGAAGATGTTATATACATTGCAATGCATCTCCATTGGTACATGAATTATCAGCAATGAATCTCTTTCCATTTCACCATCATTCCCTTCTATTGTTTTGCTTAAGCACTTAACATATCCTTCATTGAGTATTATAGAGCTAGGAATCTATCAAGTGGAGCCTACGAGATTCAACAATGCATGTACAAATGGAATGAACAGTAATAAACACTCGAACAACCATCTCAAACGACAAAAAACAAAATGTAGATAACTAATTTGGTCGATAGATCATGTTCACTATCATTCCCTTCAATTGTTTTGCTTAAGTGCTTAACATGTCCTTCACTGAGCAATACAGACCTAGAAATCTATCCACCCTACATAATTCACGTACCGATGCAATAAACAATAACAAACACTCAAACAATCATctcaaaagacaaaaacaaaacgTAGACGATTAATTTGGTCGATAAATCATGTTCACTATCTTTCCTTCAATTGTTTGCTTAAGCGTTCTTCACTGCGTAAATACATTTCTAGGAATCTATCCAGCCTAGGAGATTCAACAATGCATATACCGATGGAACAAAAAGTAACGTAACAAACACTCGAACAACCATCTCAAGTCTCAACAGGGACAAATCATGCTACTATCATTCCCTTCAATAGCTTTACTTAAACATTTAATATATCCTTCATCAAGTACTTAACGAGAAAACAAATTACCTAATGCCGAAACAAATCAAGCTTGAGTTCCCGTCATAGCCTTCATTTGTATATGACTCGAATCCGCATTCGGCAAAGCTTCATACGACCCAAATCTCCTAATCCCAACACTTTTAGCAACAAAAGCATACGTAACAATAACAATAAGCAACACAAACAGCACATGAACAACGAAAGCCAAATCAAGTATAGCAACAGCTCTAAGCTTAGCATCATCCAAATCACACTTAGTCGAACCTTCAACTCCTCTCACAACATCCAACAGCTTATGACATCCATCCGGTATAAACGCGTCAACATACAACGAAAGCCCCGTCTGCAGCACCCACAAACCCTGCAAACAAATCGAACCTGCTAATCCCACATCCGCTAAGTAAACCTTCGGCTGAAACGCAATGAACAAACACAACAGCGCGGATATCGCAGATATCCTCGCAGATACCGAATCACATTTCGCTTGTAGATCCGACGTCTGTACGGATGCAGCCGACATCGATACCGTATACTGCAGCCAAAAAAGCACTGATCCAAATGCAAACAACAAATCATTCTGTACTATTGCTACCGAAGTCGCTTCCGTTATTAAAACAATCAAAACCATTATAACAAACGAAAGAATCACCACGGCGGCTTGCAGCGAAGTGAATTTGTGCACGGGAGTATGGCCTTTGAGGAGCGGATCATCATCGAACGAAACGATGAATTGGTGAATGAGAGATATGATGAGTCCGAGGAGGAGGAGATAAAGAGGGATACGGCGGAGATGCGGCTGAGATGCGAAGGAGAGTGGGTGGTAGGGTTTAGCGGAGTAGTCGCCGGGGGATTTGAGACGGTTGCGGGTGGTGGAGATGAGGTGGTAAAGGCCGAGGGATAATAGTGAAGAAGATGATAACATGTGATACATTAGAGTCGCCATTGtgtgaaaaaaaattgagagcTCGGGAGCAAATGTATAATGAGTGaaattttttggttttggtttggtttggtttgctCCCTTTGTTGCATTTTACTAGTTGCTGggattttataaagttttatacaatattttaaaGTTGGAACACTTAAATTCTTggtaataattaaatatttcaaaatattttaaaggatCTTTTTTTTTGTGGTCCTACGTGTTAATTTGCATGGTCTATTTTGAGTTGAcgcaaaattttaaaactattgaatttattttataattatgatatctgaGTCAACTTGAAAGCACTTTGACTAGTTCCACGGAATATCTGTCACCTCGCACTGGCCTCAACTAATACTTGTCACCTCCCATCGGCAATAGTTACCAGTCCCAGGAACAAgctcgactaattccacgagatATCTGTCACCCCCCATCTGGCCCTCTACTAGTTTCACGTGATACTTGTCACATCCCACCAGGCACCTCAACTAATTCTACGGGATATCTGTCACCTCCCATCTAGCCCTCGACTAATCCCACCaggcacctcaactaattccacgagATATCTGTTACCTCCCATCTGGCCTCAACTAATTTCACGAAATACCtatcacctcccaccagcaacaggtattAGGAAACTTTGTCCACCAAAACTAGAACAAATGGAAAAAAATCACTTAATATTAGGAAACTTTGTCCACCAAAACTAGAACAAATGGAAAAAAATCACTTAATATTTGTCTCTGTTGAAAATTAAACTTGAGACTTGATGGCCGCCCAACTTCATTGAAACACTAAGCCACACTCCTGAAACTTTTGGTATTAAATTTAATACTAAGCCACGCCCCTGAATATTTTGATATTAAAGATATATCAAATGTATCAATATGTTCAATCTCTAGTCTCCGGAATCAAATCGAATTTGTGTAATAAAGTTTCATGCTCGACCTCTAGGAGAACGGTGATCCCATGGAAAAGGGAAATTGATAAGGAAGTTATGAAGTCGATGGCAAAATTACTTTTCGTTCGTTGTATGGACTGATGGACTTTGTGATGTTCATATGCAAATTTCCATTTAGTGCTTCTGTCCAGATTCAGGCAAAGGTTAAAGAGGACtttgaaatataaaaaaggaagaaCAGATGCAGCTGAGGAAAACAAAATCAATGAGCACTTGGAAAAAAAGTTCCATGTTTTTAAGCAGTTCACAATATAGGGATAATACAAGGTATTCTACACGTTCCCACATTCTTTAAACAGCGCATGTCCTCATATATATAAAGTACATAAACCCGAGCATTTTCTAGGATTGTGTTATCGACGAATCCACCCCTTATAGCTTATTAATCAAGTACAAAAAAAGAAGAACGAGCAATTCGTTTACCAAGCCCTCTTCAGCATTCAAAACTAGCAAATGATTAAAACCGAAAAAAGTACATGAAGTAGCGGCTAAGCGGTGTTGCTTAGTAGGTGTAGCCCTTGACAAACATTCCTTTCTTAGCTTCCTCGCTTTCACCTTCTGCAGAGTATTTTCCGAGCTGAGCCAAAGAGTTTGCTTTAGCACGAATCAAGAGAGCCTTCTGTGCAGCATCCACATTCTCAGGACGTCCTTGCCATGTCTTGAGCACTGTGTTCTGGAGGGCTCGTGCATAAGAGAAGGATACATGCCATGGGTTGGGGCTTTGGTTCATTGCGTGGAGGTTGAGTGTCGCTTCCACTTCAGATTGTCCCCCGGAAAGGAACTGCCAGGTAAGAAGCACGCAGTTCTTAGCACAGTTAAacaagaaaaagagaaggaataTATAAAGATCACAAGGAGGAGCCGAGTAGCGCCCCGCtatactttttttcaaaaaaacaagAACTTCAAGCATGTTATTAACTTAAGTTCCACTTCTTGGTAACAGATCTCGCATCAAATATTCTATTAATCATTATTGCAAAATGATGGCGACAACATGTATCCAAATGAGGATCCATGCTGAAGATACAAACCGACTTCTTCTGGCATTATCACAGGGGATCTATGAAATGAAGTTTCCCTGACCTTTACTTATGGTTAAACTTTAACAATAATTTTTCCCTCTCTACTCAGATGTGAGATTCTGGCCTTAAACTCAGTTAAGTTTGAGACGAAAGCAAATAAACAAATGACGAATCGAAGAGGAAAGACACCGCTCCTGCCCATAAGAAAGATGTGGATTAAATACCAACTCAGGAAAAACAATTTGCCCTTGAACTAGTAAACATGTAATTGCATATATTTATGATCTATTGAATCAGTTAGGAGGGATAGGAAACTGTACCATGATCCCAGGAACAGCAGGAGGAACTCTCCTTTTCAACATTGTGAGTGTGTACTTAGCAATAGTATCTGGAGAAGCCTTCTCTTTGTGTTCAGCCCCAGGAGTAACCATGCTAGGTTTAAGCAGAATTCCTTCGAAAACCACATTGTTTTCTGCAAGGTAGTAGAAGACTTCTGCCCAAACACGTTCAGCAACTTCAAGTGTTCTATCTATTGGGTGATCTCCATCAAGAAGAATTTCAGGCTCCACTATTGGCACTAGACCGTTGTCCTGCAGAATATAAAAAGATTATCTTTAGCAATGAATAGAAAAACTGGTCAACAATTGTCTCCAAATCAAAAGATGGGAGGACATCCAAAAACAAGTGCGACCGACAAATGCTTTAGGAGGTGAGTCCAGTGACTTAGTTATCTCATATTTTCTCTTTTACATCTTTGgaaggatagaaagaaaaagtcCTAAAAACTACCTGAGAGATGGCAGCATATCGAGCAAGACCCCAAGCTGCTTCTTTCACGGCCAAAGCAGAAGGACCGCAAGGAATGCTAACAACTGTTCTCCTGAAAATTTCAAAGTCGCATATAACTTATGTTCCAGAACTCTTCAGAAAAGTTCAACAAACTTTGGAGATCTATAAGAGAAAACACGAGAGAGGAATAGCCAAAAGAACAGTGAAGGGGCACAACTTACCACTTGGCAAAACGGGCCCCTTGCTTGTAGTATTCAGCAGACCTAGAAGCCAATCCATCCAATCCTTGGCACCAAGATTCATTGTTGGATCCTGGTAGGGGAACCAAACCctgtaaataaaaaaagaaagggtTAAACTTGGACGAAGTTCAACAACCAAAATATTTGCAATAAAGTTAAGTAGCGAACTTCAGAAGTGCAGAAATTTTTTATACAAAACGTAGAAAAGGGTTTAAAATGACACCTTGTCAACTTTGATCCCAGGTACAATATTCTGATCGCGCAAGACATCAACAAACTTCTTTCCATCAGTAGTGGACTGAAAAAGTGTCTCTTCAAATAGTATGGATCCAGAAATGTAATCACCTAGGCCAGGAGTGGTCAGCAGTAGCTGACGATAAGCTTGTCTGTTTGCTTCTGTATTGTCCAGCCCAATTGATGCCAATCTCTTTCCAGCAGTTGCATTCGATTCATCAATGGCGAGGATGCCCCTTCCAGGAGATGCAATAGTTTTCTACATCAAGTGAGCAATAGACAATGTTCAGCATTATTATATTTTGCAGAACATCTTTTACAACACATCCTTCCAAGTTCACAGGAATGTTAGGCAAAggtgacttctaataaggaagcggatattctaaaactacgtagcatGTTGAACCAAACCCACTGATTGCAGCTCAAACCATGTCTATATATG of the Capsicum annuum cultivar UCD-10X-F1 chromosome 11, UCD10Xv1.1, whole genome shotgun sequence genome contains:
- the LOC107847685 gene encoding fructose-bisphosphate aldolase 3, chloroplastic isoform X2; protein product: MASLVKLNASSSSWIGQQSFNQRSGSSSCRLPINNRRVAVVRAGSYTDELIKTAKTIASPGRGILAIDESNATAGKRLASIGLDNTEANRQAYRQLLLTTPGLGDYISGSILFEETLFQSTTDGKKFVDVLRDQNIVPGIKVDKGLVPLPGSNNESWCQGLDGLASRSAEYYKQGARFAKWRTVVSIPCGPSALAVKEAAWGLARYAAISQDNGLVPIVEPEILLDGDHPIDRTLEVAERVWAEVFYYLAENNVVFEGILLKPSMVTPGAEHKEKASPDTIAKYTLTMLKRRVPPAVPGIMERCLSSSIRHLFICFRLKLN
- the LOC107848056 gene encoding uncharacterized protein LOC107848056 encodes the protein MATLMYHMLSSSSLLSLGLYHLISTTRNRLKSPGDYSAKPYHPLSFASQPHLRRIPLYLLLLGLIISLIHQFIVSFDDDPLLKGHTPVHKFTSLQAAVVILSFVIMVLIVLITEATSVAIVQNDLLFAFGSVLFWLQYTVSMSAASVQTSDLQAKCDSVSARISAISALLCLFIAFQPKVYLADVGLAGSICLQGLWVLQTGLSLYVDAFIPDGCHKLLDVVRGVEGSTKCDLDDAKLRAVAILDLAFVVHVLFVLLIVIVTYAFVAKSVGIRRFGSYEALPNADSSHIQMKAMTGTQA
- the LOC107847685 gene encoding fructose-bisphosphate aldolase 3, chloroplastic isoform X1, whose amino-acid sequence is MASLVKLNASSSSWIGQQSFNQRSGSSSCRLPINNRRVAVVRAGSYTDELIKTAKTIASPGRGILAIDESNATAGKRLASIGLDNTEANRQAYRQLLLTTPGLGDYISGSILFEETLFQSTTDGKKFVDVLRDQNIVPGIKVDKGLVPLPGSNNESWCQGLDGLASRSAEYYKQGARFAKWRTVVSIPCGPSALAVKEAAWGLARYAAISQDNGLVPIVEPEILLDGDHPIDRTLEVAERVWAEVFYYLAENNVVFEGILLKPSMVTPGAEHKEKASPDTIAKYTLTMLKRRVPPAVPGIMFLSGGQSEVEATLNLHAMNQSPNPWHVSFSYARALQNTVLKTWQGRPENVDAAQKALLIRAKANSLAQLGKYSAEGESEEAKKGMFVKGYTY